Proteins encoded by one window of Hippoglossus hippoglossus isolate fHipHip1 chromosome 15, fHipHip1.pri, whole genome shotgun sequence:
- the rrbp1a gene encoding ribosome-binding protein 1a isoform X2, with product MDIYDPQTLGIMVFGGFMVISALGIALVSTFSMKETSYEEALAKQRRELGKIQSGRSDKKKKDKVSEKKSRGKKKEDKPNGKIPEQEKTEEATDAEEVIEPVVAPVVAAAPEPVPEPVPAVEVKPAAAPAQVEPEPIPAAEPIPAAEPSPAPSPKEKKKKKVAKVEPASTQLAAPAPVSTPAPVKSSAAPPSTQAPVSAPAKSAPAAKSAPAPGKSAPAAKSAPAPAKSAPAQAKAAAAPAKSSPAPSKTAPVLQAVTKEVPVMAVPPVGSQQAPVVEAKAQEPKKKSSKKKSEPVAVVDSTDAPLYLPYKALVSTISSMVFSEGEAHRLIEILSEKVGIIQDTWHMAAQKGDPVAMLKKQVEEREKQLAAEQEEASAAKNRLRELTKELSAEKSKVAGVETRLSSQLSKREQEMIALQARMQASYQDHVAQTQKLNAKVLSLQDQLEKGPNAQLARLQQENSILRDALNQATSQAESKQNAELAKLRQECTKLTKDLGEKTESLLADEHIRKGLEAKVSAAEKQLSLLQAGHAESEQALQRRLEEVCEELRTTQSRSSSLQATLDKAQQEISTISDFQERTERLEADVRERSAQVEALTAQLEETQAEKSQLGQQVDSINSLLEASQNKKEDEDNQVNAAELEQLKLSLQEKDGQLSALHEELKQLQTKQEAGENTIAELEQRNQSEDASVVTSLEEELKSLKEELEQIKNSAQSDGSAELTQLQDSLSEKDVLVTSLEEQLREVREQMTTDGNQDIMAQLTALQSETKESLQTLFPQIPLETEQSNWLQEFTQKAQEVLNQQSQKVDSSTELPALLEKLKEAEESHSSLQAECEQYRTVLAETEGMLKHLQKSVEEEELVWKSKMADSEEQLRVALETVSKLEAEDQSVDKLNEQMMLLEAQLEKQSDNQGTSEEMEQLKLQLSECQSQLDLAQKESQAQKEELSQVREQLGEVTMRAQSEQNGPAEAQPSQVQNELSQTTEKLHGEEARGQQLSEEFEQAQKTITDFQAQLDLLKVSAESPQTDSEDVAQVKERLDKEKKLSKDLGQAATKLQQLLKATQEQLTKERDTVKTLQEHLEGKGEYVELKEGTSV from the exons ATGGATATCTACGACCCCCAGACCCTTGGGATAATGGTGTTTGGTGGATTCATGGTGATCTCGGCTCTCGGGATTGCCCTCGTCTCCACCTTTTCCATGAAGGAGACCTCTTATGAGGAGGCCCTCGCTAAACAACGTAGAGAGTTAGGTAAGATACAGTCTGGTCGCtcagacaaaaagaagaaggacAAAGTGTCTGAGAAGAAGAGCCgtggaaagaagaaagaagacaaGCCCAATGGAAAGATCCCAGAGcaagaaaaaacagaagaggcTACTGATGCTGAAGAAGTCATTGAGCCCGTTGTTGCCCCAGTTGTAGCTGCTGCTCCTGAACCTGTCCCAGAGCCTGTCCCTGCTGTTGAGGTTAAGCCAGCTGCTGCCCCAGCACAAGTAGAACCTGAGCCCATACCTGCCGCTGAACCAATTCCTGCTGCCGAGCCTTCACCTGCACCCTCTcccaaagagaaaaagaagaagaaggtcgCCAAGGTTGAGCCTGCCTCAACCCAACTAGCTGCCCCTGCCCCAGTGTCTACCCCCGCACCAGTCAAGTCCTCTGCAGCCCCTCCATCAACCCAGGCCCCTGTTTCTGCCCCAGCCAAGTCTGCCCCTGCAGCTAAGTCTGCCCCTGCACCAGGCAAGTCTGCCCCTGCAGCTAAGTCTGCCCCTGCCCCAGCCAAATCTGCTCCGGCACAAGCGAAGGCCGCAGCAGCCCCAGCCAAGTCTTCACCAGCTCCATCCAAGACTGCCCCAGTGCTGCAGGCTGTTACCAAAGAGGTCCCAGTGATGGCAGTGCCCCCTGTGGGATCACAGCAGGCTCCTGTTGTTGAAGCAAAAGCACAGGAGCCCAAGAAGAAGTCCTCTAAGAAAAAGAGTGAGCCTG TGGCAGTGGTGGATTCTACTGATGCTCCGCTGTACCTGCCCTACAAAGCTCTGGTGTCCACTATCAGTAGCATGGTGTTCAGTGAGGGGGAGGCACATAGGCTCATCGAGATCCTGTCCGAGAAAGTTGGCATCATTCAGGACACCTGGCACATG GCCGCTCAAAAAGGAGACCCAGTGGCCATGCTGAAGAAACAAGTGGAGGAGCGGGAGAAACAGCTGGCGGCAGAACAGGAGGAAGCTTCTGCAGCAAAGAACCGTCTTAGAGAACTCACCAAG GAGCTGTCTGCTGAGAAGTCCAAGGTTGCCGGCGTTGAGACAAGGCTGAGTTCCCAGCTGAGTAAGAGGGAGCAGGAAATGATCGCACTCCAAGCTCGCATGCAGGCCAGTTACCAGGACCATGTAGCCCAGACTCAGAAGCTCAATGCAAAG GTCCTCAGCCTGCAGGACCAGCTGGAAAAAGGCCCCAATGCCCAACTTGCCCGTCTACAGCAGGAGAACTCCATTCTCCGCGATGCCCTCAACCAAGCCACCAGTCAAGCAGAGAGCAA ACAAAATGCAGAGCTGGCCAAGCTGCGTCAGGAATGTACAAAGTTAACCAAGGATCTCGGAGAGAAGACGGAAAGTCTGCTTGCTGATGAGCACATCAGGAAAGGGCTGGAGGCCAAGGTCTCCGCTGCTGAAAAGCAACTCTCCCTGCTGCAG gctgGCCATGCAGAGAGCGAGCAGGCGTTACAGAGGAGGTTGGAGGAAGTGTGCGAAGAGCTCAGAACAACACAAAGTAGAAGCAGCAGCCTGCAGGCCACTTTGGACAAGGCTCAGCAGGAAATCAGCACAATCTCAG ATTTCCAAGAGCGTACAGAGAGATTGGAGGCTGACGTCAGGGAGCGCTCTGCTCAGGTGGAAGCCCTTACTGCTCAGCTGGAGGAGACCCAGGCAGAGAAAAGCCAGCTCGGACAGCAGGTGGACTCCATCAACTCACTGCTGGAAGCCAGTCAGAACAAAAAGGAGGACGAGGACAATCAG GTGAATGCTGCAGAACTGGAACAGCTTAAGCTCAG CCTTCAGGAAAAAGACGGCCAGCTGAGCGCACTTCACGAGGAACTGAAGCAATTGCAGACAAAGCAGGAAGCTGGC GAGAACACTATAGCTGAGCTTGAACAAAGAAACCAGAG TGAGGATGCCAGTGTCGTCACGTCACTAGAGGAGGAACTTAAAAGCCTTAAAGAAGAGCTGGAGCAAATTAAGAACTCAGCA CAGTCAGATGGCTCTGCAGAACTCACTCAACTACAGGACAG TCTGAGTGAGAAGGATGTTCTCGTCACCTCATTAGAAGAGCAActgagagaagtgagagaacagATGACCACTGATGGA AACCAGGACATCATGGCACAACTGACTGCTCTTCAAAGCGAAACCAAAGAAAGTCTCCAGACACTCTTCCCACAAATACCTTTAGAGACAGAGCAG TCCAACTGGTTGCAAGAATTTACACAGAAAGCTCAGGAGGTTCTGAACCAGCAGAGCCAGAAGGTAGATTCGAGCACAGAGTTGCCA gcattACTTGAGAAACTGAAGGAGGCTGAAGAGAGCCACAGCTCCCTTCAGGCTGAGTGTGAACAGTACAGGACAGTTCTGGCTGAAACA GAAGGAATGCTGAAACATCTGCAGAAGAGCGTAGAAGAGGAAGAGCTGGTATGGAAGTCCAAGATGGCTGACTCAGAGGAACAGCTGAGGGTG GCTTTGGAGACAGTCAGCAAGCTGGAGGCTGAAGATCAAAGTGTAGATAAG TTGAATGAGCAGATGATGCTTCTGGAAGCTCAGCTGGAGAAGCAGTCAGACAACCAGGGAACCTCAGAGGAGATGGAGCAG ctgaagctgcagctgtcgGAGTGTCAGAGCCAGCTGGATTTGGCCCAGAAGGAATCCCAGGCACAGAAGGAGGAGCTTTCACAG GTCAGAGAGCAACTGGGCGAGGTCACGATGAGGGCTCAGAGCGAACAGAATGGCCCAGCTGAGGCTCAACCCAGTCAG GTGCAGAATGAGTTGAGTCAGACAACTGAGAAGCTGCATGGGGAGGAGGCTCGGGGGCAGCAGCTCTCAGAGGAGTTTGAGCAG GCCCAGAAAACTATCACAGACTTTCAGGCTCAGCTGGATCTTCTGAAGGTTTCTGCAGAGTCACCACAAACTGACTCAGAGGATGTTGCTCAGGTCAAG GAGCGCCTAGACAAGGAGAAGAAGCTGTCCAAAGACCTGGGCCAGGCGGCCACCAAGCTCCAGCAGCTTCTCAAAGCAACACAGGAGCAGCTGaccaaagagagagacacagtgaaaaCACTACAGGAGCACCTGGAGGGCAAG GGTGAATATGTGGAACTGAAGGAAGGAACGTCCGTCTGA